One genomic window of Candidatus Didemnitutus sp. includes the following:
- a CDS encoding carboxylesterase family protein codes for MSLLSSAIFGLLFASVPPSPAMQTAPPPRLEISEGAVEGSLVSDGAVRMFLGIPYAEPPTGSWRWREPRAKQPWTGVLKANRFGPHAMQGQPYGDMGLRDEGASEDCLYLNVWAPARPDAPKLPVMVWIHGGGFVAGAGSEPRQDGRYLAQRGVVVVSMNYRLGIFGFFTHPELAAESPHDASGNYGLMDQIAALEWVRRNIAAFGGDPDNVTLFGESAGSFSVSALMASPLARGLFHKAIGQSGAFFGETLRALRREEAEKRDLAFADAAFHTHALSDLRTVPADTLLNASLGPHARWFSPTIDGAVLPEDCSAIYRAGSQASVPLLAGWNRDEGARRALPGLSVATLPELTRYAVGRFGAAAPEFLRLFGANDDASAALAAHELSGADFIALSTWRWMEAHLRTGHAPVYRYRFDQPMPLTPDAPAGSTGLVPHAADIPFVFGALADIKNNWTDAHRAVSALMVAYWTNFARCGDPDGPGLPHWPQYVSESGFPVMHLASQAHAEIDGERERYQFLDRAAANR; via the coding sequence ATGAGCCTGCTCTCCAGCGCTATTTTCGGTCTGCTTTTCGCGAGTGTGCCTCCTTCTCCGGCGATGCAGACCGCACCGCCGCCACGGCTGGAAATTTCCGAGGGCGCGGTCGAGGGATCTCTCGTCTCGGACGGCGCCGTTCGGATGTTCCTCGGCATCCCCTACGCGGAGCCGCCTACGGGGTCATGGCGCTGGCGGGAACCCCGCGCCAAGCAGCCTTGGACCGGTGTGCTCAAGGCCAATCGTTTCGGCCCACACGCGATGCAGGGCCAGCCGTATGGCGACATGGGCCTTCGCGACGAGGGGGCGAGTGAAGACTGCCTCTATCTCAATGTCTGGGCTCCGGCGCGGCCCGATGCCCCGAAATTGCCTGTGATGGTTTGGATCCACGGCGGCGGTTTCGTCGCCGGGGCCGGTTCGGAACCGCGGCAGGATGGCCGCTATCTCGCGCAGCGCGGGGTCGTGGTGGTCAGCATGAATTACCGGCTCGGCATCTTCGGGTTCTTCACCCACCCGGAGCTGGCGGCGGAGTCTCCACACGACGCCTCCGGCAACTACGGTCTGATGGATCAGATCGCCGCCCTTGAGTGGGTGCGACGCAACATCGCCGCATTCGGGGGCGACCCCGACAACGTCACGCTCTTCGGCGAATCGGCCGGCTCTTTCTCCGTCTCGGCACTCATGGCCTCGCCCCTCGCGCGCGGCCTGTTTCACAAGGCTATCGGACAAAGCGGAGCCTTTTTTGGCGAAACCTTGCGGGCGTTAAGGCGGGAGGAAGCCGAAAAGCGCGACCTTGCCTTCGCCGACGCCGCGTTCCACACGCACGCGCTCTCGGATCTGCGCACCGTGCCGGCGGACACGCTCCTCAACGCATCGCTCGGTCCGCATGCGAGGTGGTTTTCACCGACGATCGACGGCGCCGTCCTGCCGGAAGATTGTTCCGCAATTTATCGCGCCGGCTCGCAGGCCTCCGTGCCGCTGCTCGCCGGCTGGAATCGGGACGAAGGGGCGCGGCGCGCTTTGCCCGGACTGTCGGTCGCGACCCTCCCTGAACTTACGCGGTATGCCGTCGGCCGTTTCGGGGCGGCAGCACCGGAATTCCTGCGGCTTTTCGGGGCGAACGACGACGCTTCGGCGGCGCTCGCAGCCCACGAACTCTCGGGCGCCGATTTCATCGCGCTGTCCACCTGGAGGTGGATGGAGGCGCATCTGCGCACCGGGCACGCGCCGGTTTACCGCTATCGCTTCGATCAGCCCATGCCCCTGACGCCCGATGCACCCGCCGGCTCGACCGGCCTCGTCCCGCACGCCGCGGACATTCCCTTCGTGTTCGGTGCTCTGGCCGACATCAAGAATAACTGGACCGACGCGCACCGTGCCGTCTCCGCCCTGATGGTGGCTTACTGGACCAATTTCGCGCGTTGCGGTGACCCGGACGGCCCCGGCCTGCCTCACTGGCCGCAATATGTTTCCGAAAGCGGGTTTCCCGTCATGCACCTCGCGAGCCAGGCCCACGCGGAGATCGACGGGGAGCGCGAGCGCTACCAATTCCTCGATCGCGCCGCGGCGAATAGGTGA
- a CDS encoding TonB-dependent receptor — MKTYPNRNTRLIFLVCATLLTASVRAQESAPDTATPVQAKDGGVASDTVFELSPFEVSASKDNKYMPTNAASGTRIALPLESTPLAISIMTSELMKDKGMENINEAIRFMPGIRRNANNSDQFTIRGFQARAARRNYFSDAADLSEGRGRNVSAEIERIEVLKGPSTVLFGFGNPGGVINIITKKPLNKQRTSVSLEAGDFDLFRGTIDVTGPLAKLGEAQLLYRVIGSYEDSGGFRDFESRDQKFVNAQLQLNFKRTQLRTEVRFQDLKEHEAFILMPFEPNTGTLALPERSYNTAGPDTYANQKQITTSVELTHTFNEHFSMRAAAARDEHYYDAVRRVGAQIPANQVPLSMASTVVVTGNIDDDKRAIDSWQVDFTGSFDLPFGKLKTVVGASSTDAAARIATFVNNNLPQRNFPIFNIAARNYSVGNLSDYVPQSAGTTRETRLDKVYYALGTLTAWNDRLTLLAGVGHGTSETYIKQVLATTPADVGDFKVTKPQFGASLRILPKTFLFANTSESASANLRFPDTPEKGKSYDVGIKVAAEKFSGSVTYFDTTRENIQVQVFNGLTGTTTFELSGEEQAKGVEVEFQYFPSNQFQLVGSYSYMDTEVISDNQRPARVGTELPDTPRNSYRLWAKYTLDKGPFKRAWIGVGYLFTDKMRGNRNPANFRIWTDSWSRIDASLGYDMKIGKTNVNWVLTMENLEDKDYIDYMLIRGRPFNARLSATFTF, encoded by the coding sequence ATGAAAACCTACCCAAACCGCAACACACGTCTCATCTTTCTCGTCTGCGCGACGTTGCTGACCGCCAGCGTTCGAGCACAAGAATCCGCCCCCGACACCGCAACCCCCGTCCAAGCCAAGGACGGAGGTGTCGCCAGCGACACAGTCTTCGAACTCTCTCCATTCGAGGTGAGCGCCTCGAAAGATAACAAATACATGCCGACCAATGCTGCGAGCGGCACACGTATCGCCCTGCCGCTCGAGTCCACTCCCCTAGCCATCAGCATCATGACCTCCGAGCTGATGAAGGACAAGGGCATGGAAAACATTAACGAGGCGATCCGCTTCATGCCCGGCATTCGTCGCAACGCCAACAACTCCGATCAATTCACGATCCGCGGCTTTCAGGCCCGCGCGGCCCGGCGCAATTATTTCTCCGACGCCGCCGACCTCTCCGAGGGACGCGGCCGCAACGTCTCCGCGGAAATCGAGCGCATCGAAGTCCTCAAAGGTCCGTCCACCGTCCTCTTCGGCTTCGGTAATCCCGGCGGTGTCATCAACATCATCACCAAGAAGCCGCTCAACAAACAGCGCACCTCCGTCAGCCTCGAGGCGGGCGACTTCGACCTCTTCCGCGGCACGATCGATGTCACCGGTCCGCTGGCCAAGCTCGGCGAAGCGCAGCTCCTCTACCGCGTGATCGGCTCCTACGAGGACTCCGGCGGCTTCCGCGACTTCGAATCGCGCGACCAGAAATTCGTCAACGCCCAGTTGCAGCTCAACTTCAAGCGCACCCAGTTGCGCACCGAGGTGCGCTTTCAGGACCTGAAGGAGCACGAAGCCTTCATTCTCATGCCCTTCGAGCCCAACACCGGCACGCTCGCCTTGCCTGAGCGCTCCTACAACACCGCCGGTCCCGACACCTACGCCAACCAAAAGCAGATCACCACCTCGGTCGAACTGACCCACACCTTCAACGAGCATTTTTCCATGCGCGCCGCCGCCGCCCGCGACGAACACTACTACGACGCGGTCCGCCGCGTGGGCGCGCAGATTCCCGCCAACCAGGTGCCCCTGTCCATGGCGTCCACCGTGGTCGTCACCGGCAATATCGATGACGATAAGCGCGCCATCGACTCCTGGCAGGTGGATTTCACCGGCAGCTTCGATCTGCCGTTCGGCAAGCTAAAGACGGTCGTCGGCGCCAGCAGCACGGATGCCGCCGCCCGCATCGCCACCTTCGTGAACAATAATCTTCCGCAGAGAAATTTCCCCATCTTCAACATCGCGGCCCGCAACTACAGCGTCGGCAATCTCAGCGATTACGTGCCGCAGTCCGCAGGCACCACCCGCGAAACGCGACTCGACAAGGTTTACTACGCGCTCGGCACCCTCACCGCTTGGAACGATCGCCTGACGCTGCTCGCCGGCGTCGGCCACGGCACCAGCGAAACCTATATCAAGCAGGTGCTGGCCACCACCCCCGCCGATGTCGGCGATTTCAAGGTGACCAAGCCGCAATTCGGCGCATCCCTCCGCATCCTCCCCAAGACCTTCCTATTCGCCAACACTTCCGAGTCGGCCTCCGCCAATCTGCGTTTCCCCGACACTCCCGAAAAGGGCAAGAGCTACGACGTCGGCATCAAAGTCGCCGCCGAAAAATTCTCCGGTAGCGTCACCTACTTCGACACCACTCGAGAAAATATCCAAGTGCAGGTCTTCAACGGCCTGACCGGCACGACCACATTTGAACTCTCCGGCGAAGAGCAGGCCAAGGGCGTGGAGGTGGAGTTCCAGTATTTTCCCAGCAATCAGTTCCAACTCGTCGGCTCCTATTCCTACATGGACACCGAGGTCATCTCCGACAATCAACGCCCCGCCCGCGTCGGCACCGAATTGCCGGACACCCCGCGAAATTCCTACCGTCTGTGGGCAAAATACACCTTGGACAAGGGTCCGTTCAAACGCGCTTGGATCGGCGTCGGCTACCTCTTCACCGATAAGATGCGTGGCAACCGTAACCCGGCCAATTTCCGCATCTGGACCGACTCCTGGTCGCGCATCGACGCCTCCCTCGGCTACGACATGAAGATCGGCAAGACCAACGTAAACTGGGTTCTCACCATGGAGAATCTCGAGGATAAGGACTACATCGACTATATGCTTATCCGTGGCCGTCCCTTCAACGCCCGCCTGAGCGCCACCTTCACCTTCTGA
- the brxF gene encoding BREX-3 system P-loop-containing protein BrxF, which yields MTTPDLSRFSEIIGQASSSRHKLVLIIGESGAGKTGLLSSLSSKHSLPLLNLGPQLGTRLLSVPLRKRPLAIEATVQEFIGPGQSGVCIDNTDILFSPALRCDPIRLAYSVSQNRVVLYALNGRLEGRRFVRGYPDHPEYFSEEIPAIPTVFLERGAPTFYNS from the coding sequence ATGACCACGCCTGATCTCAGCCGCTTCTCGGAAATCATCGGTCAGGCTTCTAGTAGCCGACACAAGCTCGTCTTAATCATCGGGGAATCGGGTGCAGGAAAGACCGGGCTACTGTCGTCACTCTCATCGAAGCACTCCCTCCCCCTGCTTAACCTCGGGCCTCAGCTCGGAACCAGACTGTTATCGGTTCCCCTCCGCAAGCGCCCGCTCGCGATTGAGGCGACGGTGCAGGAATTCATCGGACCGGGGCAGAGTGGTGTCTGTATCGACAATACCGATATTCTATTTAGCCCCGCCCTGCGCTGCGACCCGATCCGCCTCGCCTATAGCGTCAGTCAAAATAGGGTCGTCCTATACGCGCTCAACGGCCGCCTCGAAGGCCGGCGGTTCGTGCGTGGCTACCCTGATCACCCAGAATATTTTTCGGAGGAAATCCCGGCTATCCCCACGGTCTTTTTGGAGCGTGGCGCACCAACCTTCTACAATTCCTGA
- a CDS encoding LacI family DNA-binding transcriptional regulator, translating to MAKILPVTMSDVGRAAGVSQAAVSLAFRRDPSIPAATRQRIFTVARRLGYRRHAAISALMAQVRARKPMAIKAELGALTFWSDRAAFEQNPTWQEQWRGAQARARELGYSLEEFWAGSPGMSLRRLTSVLQARNIEGVLVFPLPTPQALKYPFDRFSAIAIGYTLESPLVHRVVTAHFDSVLIALSELRSRGYANIGLVLDEQMSQRVRRNWKAAFYAYGLELGRVDSAAILSLPSQGARERLGKWLRRFRPDAVLCGGPQPIRAWLRELGLSAPADIGIVRLANIQPEERCACIDEKWRQVGAAAVDLLVGQLHRGQRGIPERPMLTLVRGEWVEGDSVRRPIKPA from the coding sequence ATGGCCAAGATCCTGCCTGTCACCATGTCGGATGTCGGCCGCGCCGCCGGAGTGAGTCAGGCGGCGGTTTCGTTGGCTTTCCGCCGCGACCCAAGTATCCCGGCGGCGACGCGACAACGGATCTTCACTGTGGCGCGGCGTCTCGGCTATCGCCGGCATGCGGCGATCTCGGCACTCATGGCGCAGGTCCGCGCGCGAAAGCCGATGGCGATCAAGGCGGAGCTGGGGGCGCTCACGTTCTGGTCGGATCGGGCGGCGTTCGAACAAAACCCGACGTGGCAGGAACAGTGGCGCGGCGCGCAGGCGCGGGCGCGCGAGCTGGGATATTCCCTGGAGGAATTCTGGGCCGGCAGCCCCGGCATGAGCCTGCGGCGGCTGACGTCGGTGCTGCAGGCGCGTAACATCGAAGGGGTGCTCGTCTTTCCGCTGCCCACCCCACAGGCGCTCAAGTATCCGTTCGATCGTTTTTCGGCCATCGCTATCGGCTACACGCTCGAGTCGCCGCTGGTGCACCGCGTTGTCACCGCGCATTTCGACTCGGTGCTGATCGCGCTGTCCGAGTTGCGGAGCCGCGGCTACGCCAATATCGGCCTCGTGCTGGACGAGCAGATGAGTCAGCGCGTGCGCCGGAACTGGAAGGCGGCGTTCTACGCCTACGGGCTGGAGCTGGGGCGCGTGGATTCCGCCGCGATTCTGTCGTTGCCCAGCCAAGGGGCGCGGGAACGCTTAGGCAAGTGGCTGCGGCGCTTCCGGCCCGACGCCGTGCTTTGCGGCGGCCCGCAGCCGATCCGCGCCTGGTTGCGCGAACTGGGGTTGTCCGCCCCTGCGGATATCGGCATCGTGCGCTTGGCGAACATCCAGCCGGAGGAACGCTGCGCCTGTATCGACGAAAAGTGGCGGCAGGTCGGCGCCGCGGCGGTCGATCTGCTCGTCGGCCAACTGCACCGCGGCCAGCGCGGCATTCCGGAGCGCCCGATGCTCACGCTGGTGCGGGGCGAGTGGGTGGAGGGTGATTCGGTCCGTCGACCGATAAAGCCGGCGTGA
- a CDS encoding arylsulfatase, producing MIAGVASLAPALFATDPAVPAKQPNVVVVVLDDAGFSDLGCYGSEIRTPNLDRLAATGLRFTRFDTKAICAPSRASLLTGVEPHALGMADLPSKATTRPAGFTRHSTCGELPANVDLLPQALQRAGYSTWLLGKWHLIPSWEDGAPGRNSSFPLQRGFDYACFFKMGWTDQYHPELYEGNARLPVPADPAYHFTTDMVDRGIRLIDAQRRERPEKPFFLYLGLGVPHAPIQVPASYINRYAGVYERGWDVLRAERFARLQRLGLVPADARLPALDPGDPAWDALNEQERRVYARFMATFAGFLEHGDEQIGRLVAHLEQTGLTKDTLIVVLSDNGAASESKPGRFRHPYNGGPTPLAEMDAHLDELGTDKTLALYPRAWATLGSAPYRRYKLWPHLGGVRCPLIIVPPGGARDAGGVRGQLVDIVDLAPTIAEFAGAHFAAAVDGEPAVPVAGKSIVPLLASADAAPVRTVQFFELRGNRAITAGSWRALTMHRPATPFSDDRWELYDLATDPFETRDLAAARPEKLQELILLWEKEAATHGALPLQQPTPQILSVSGFEDAFVPAASAHGTTGTPP from the coding sequence ATGATCGCCGGCGTGGCGAGCTTGGCCCCGGCTTTGTTCGCGACCGACCCTGCGGTTCCCGCAAAGCAGCCCAACGTCGTAGTGGTTGTCCTCGACGACGCGGGATTTTCCGACCTCGGGTGTTACGGTTCCGAAATCCGCACCCCAAACCTCGACCGGCTCGCCGCCACCGGTCTGCGTTTCACGCGCTTCGACACAAAGGCCATTTGCGCTCCTTCTCGCGCGTCCCTGCTCACAGGCGTCGAGCCCCATGCTCTCGGAATGGCAGACCTGCCTTCCAAAGCGACCACTCGGCCGGCTGGCTTCACCCGACACAGCACCTGCGGTGAACTCCCGGCCAACGTCGATCTGCTTCCGCAGGCGCTCCAGCGCGCGGGTTATTCCACTTGGCTGCTCGGCAAGTGGCATCTGATTCCCAGCTGGGAAGACGGCGCACCCGGTCGCAACTCCTCCTTCCCGCTCCAGCGCGGCTTCGACTACGCGTGCTTTTTCAAGATGGGCTGGACCGACCAATACCACCCCGAACTCTACGAGGGCAACGCCCGGCTGCCGGTCCCGGCTGATCCCGCCTATCACTTCACCACGGATATGGTCGATCGCGGCATTCGGCTCATCGATGCGCAACGTCGCGAGCGCCCCGAGAAACCTTTCTTCCTCTATCTCGGATTGGGTGTTCCCCACGCCCCGATCCAGGTGCCGGCGTCTTACATCAATCGTTATGCCGGTGTTTACGAACGGGGCTGGGATGTGCTTCGCGCCGAACGCTTCGCTCGCCTGCAACGCCTCGGCCTTGTGCCGGCGGATGCACGTCTCCCCGCGCTCGATCCCGGCGACCCCGCGTGGGACGCGCTGAACGAGCAGGAGCGCCGGGTCTATGCGCGGTTCATGGCCACCTTCGCGGGATTTCTCGAGCACGGCGACGAGCAGATCGGCCGCCTCGTCGCGCACCTTGAGCAGACCGGCCTGACGAAAGACACGCTGATCGTCGTGTTGTCCGACAATGGCGCCGCCAGCGAATCCAAACCTGGCCGCTTCCGCCATCCCTATAACGGTGGCCCGACACCGCTGGCGGAAATGGACGCCCACCTGGACGAACTCGGCACCGACAAGACCCTCGCGCTCTATCCACGCGCCTGGGCCACGCTCGGCAGCGCGCCCTATCGCCGCTACAAGCTCTGGCCGCATCTCGGTGGCGTGCGCTGCCCGTTGATCATCGTGCCACCGGGCGGAGCGCGGGACGCGGGCGGGGTGCGCGGTCAATTGGTGGATATCGTCGATCTCGCGCCGACCATCGCCGAGTTCGCCGGCGCCCATTTCGCTGCCGCCGTGGACGGAGAACCGGCCGTTCCCGTCGCCGGCAAGTCAATCGTGCCGCTGCTGGCCTCAGCCGATGCCGCCCCGGTCCGCACGGTGCAGTTCTTCGAGCTGCGCGGCAACCGCGCCATCACCGCCGGCTCCTGGCGCGCCCTCACCATGCACCGCCCGGCAACACCCTTCTCCGACGACCGCTGGGAACTCTACGATCTCGCCACCGATCCTTTCGAGACCCGTGACCTCGCCGCGGCGCGCCCGGAGAAGCTGCAGGAGTTAATTCTCCTCTGGGAAAAGGAGGCCGCCACCCACGGCGCGCTCCCGCTCCAGCAGCCGACCCCGCAGATTCTTTCCGTCAGCGGATTCGAGGACGCCTTTGTCCCAGCCGCATCCGCTCACGGCACCACCGGCACGCCACCGTGA
- a CDS encoding alpha/beta fold hydrolase — MKLFRSGSLALLCSVPLHASDAPSSVPPDQPSAQLFSADAYAAVKSFYEYDKGIPLDAKVVDRIETPAFVREKIAFTAHSGERIAGWLAVPKNTAIPPPCILVLHGVGSTKDSWWRPDNPTGPLAPRLIEAGYAVFMLDARFFGERSHLGDFANPQNFVGKNGWLFRFRDLIVHTVIDYRRALDYLATRPEIDPKRRMIFGYSMGGVTAINLLAVEPRLAGGVICVAPPMLAGPATGPLAAARQRLASVAPENHARALAGRPLLFLMANKDEYYTPAAAEAMIALIPGDAKQVRFFDSGHMLPHTYIDEVIGWMNTTGW; from the coding sequence ATGAAGTTGTTTCGCTCTGGCTCACTCGCTCTCCTTTGCTCCGTCCCGCTGCACGCGTCCGATGCCCCCAGCTCCGTCCCGCCGGACCAGCCATCCGCTCAACTCTTTAGCGCGGACGCCTACGCCGCCGTGAAATCGTTCTACGAATACGACAAGGGGATTCCCCTCGACGCAAAGGTGGTGGATCGAATCGAGACGCCCGCTTTCGTCCGCGAGAAGATCGCCTTTACCGCCCATTCCGGCGAGCGTATCGCCGGCTGGCTTGCCGTGCCGAAAAATACCGCGATCCCGCCCCCGTGCATTCTTGTGCTGCACGGCGTCGGCAGCACCAAGGATTCGTGGTGGCGGCCCGACAATCCCACCGGCCCGCTCGCCCCCCGCTTGATCGAGGCCGGTTATGCGGTCTTCATGCTCGATGCGCGCTTCTTCGGCGAACGCAGCCATCTCGGTGATTTCGCCAATCCTCAGAATTTTGTCGGCAAGAACGGTTGGCTCTTCCGTTTCCGAGACCTGATCGTGCACACCGTGATCGATTACCGCCGCGCGCTCGACTATCTCGCCACCCGGCCTGAGATCGATCCCAAGCGCCGGATGATTTTCGGCTACAGCATGGGCGGCGTCACGGCGATCAACCTGCTTGCGGTCGAGCCGCGCCTCGCTGGCGGCGTCATCTGCGTCGCTCCACCCATGCTCGCCGGCCCAGCCACCGGCCCGCTCGCCGCGGCCCGCCAAAGGCTCGCCTCCGTCGCCCCCGAGAACCACGCCCGCGCGCTCGCTGGCCGGCCCTTGCTGTTCCTCATGGCCAACAAGGACGAATACTACACGCCCGCCGCCGCTGAAGCTATGATTGCGTTGATTCCCGGCGACGCCAAGCAGGTGAGGTTTTTCGACAGCGGGCACATGCTGCCGCACACCTACATCGACGAGGTGATCGGTTGGATGAATACCACAGGTTGGTGA
- a CDS encoding TonB-dependent receptor translates to MYPLLAALCAARIAMAQDVPSAADKPTQETQDANDKVVELSPFVVQASATNSYMATNSASGTRIALPLESTPLTISVVTADLLKDKGTPSVNEALRFMPGVRRNANNSDQFKIRGFQARAPRVDDFYDAGDLNEGRSRYEMAEMERVELIKGPTSVLFGFGNPGGVLNMITKRPQSKEAYSVTATLGSWDQKRIALDATGPIAKKGDWELLYRLITVKESAEGFRDFEDSKSEFVSGQLQLNYRNTTSLRVRFRYHDIWEHEAFTLMPYDIADGTIIIPEISYNVSGPLGDFAHLKQLSTNYEFTHSFSSHLHFRAAATDHEFYFNSLRRIGEALIPDHTGVNVVGAMDDNKRQIKAWQMDLTGNWDFSAAKLKLVAGANGTHSLSRIEGKNNTNLPVFTLNQATRNYTLGNPADYIPGANDFRDNNMDRVYYALTTVQAFNDRLTLLAAVGRGESDTNNTLIRKTPPTVTVGHFKVTKPQFGASYELRKGLFMFANMSESAAPNVRFPATPEEGKSYDIGFKFNQDKFAGSVAYFHTTRSNIQVQIFNTTTGLTSFELSGEEMAEGVESDFQYFPTKQLQIVGTYAWTNSRVVSDAQRPGRVGTTLPDVPRNAVRLWSKYTFNGGALDKVWVGAGYLYTSQMIGNRNPVRYKVHVDGWQRFDASLGYTTKMGKARVDYVLNAENLLDKDYIDYMFVRGRPFNLKASATFSF, encoded by the coding sequence ATGTATCCGTTGCTGGCCGCGCTTTGCGCCGCTCGCATCGCCATGGCGCAGGATGTCCCAAGCGCCGCCGATAAACCCACGCAAGAGACCCAGGACGCAAACGACAAGGTCGTCGAGCTTTCGCCCTTCGTAGTCCAAGCATCTGCCACCAACAGCTACATGGCGACGAATTCCGCGTCCGGCACGCGCATCGCGCTGCCGCTCGAGTCCACTCCGCTGACGATCAGCGTCGTCACAGCCGACCTGCTCAAGGACAAGGGCACGCCTTCGGTGAACGAGGCTCTGCGCTTCATGCCCGGCGTGCGCCGCAACGCGAACAACTCTGATCAGTTCAAGATCCGCGGCTTCCAGGCGCGGGCTCCGCGCGTGGACGATTTCTACGATGCCGGCGACCTGAATGAGGGCCGTTCCCGCTATGAGATGGCCGAGATGGAACGCGTTGAGCTGATTAAGGGACCGACCTCGGTGCTCTTCGGCTTCGGCAATCCCGGCGGCGTGCTGAACATGATCACGAAGCGGCCTCAGTCGAAGGAGGCCTATTCGGTGACCGCCACCCTCGGTAGCTGGGACCAGAAGCGCATCGCACTCGATGCCACGGGGCCGATCGCCAAGAAGGGCGATTGGGAACTCCTCTATCGCCTGATCACCGTCAAGGAAAGCGCTGAAGGCTTTCGTGATTTTGAGGACTCCAAGAGCGAATTCGTGAGCGGCCAGCTCCAGCTGAACTATCGCAACACAACGAGCCTCCGCGTGCGTTTCCGCTATCACGACATTTGGGAGCATGAGGCGTTCACGCTCATGCCCTACGACATCGCGGACGGCACCATCATCATTCCCGAAATCAGCTACAACGTGAGCGGGCCGCTCGGCGACTTCGCCCATCTGAAGCAGCTGTCCACGAACTACGAGTTCACCCACAGCTTCTCCTCGCACCTGCACTTCCGCGCCGCCGCCACCGATCACGAGTTCTATTTCAACTCGCTGCGCCGCATCGGCGAAGCCCTGATCCCCGACCACACGGGCGTCAACGTCGTAGGGGCGATGGACGACAACAAGCGGCAGATCAAGGCCTGGCAAATGGACCTCACCGGCAACTGGGATTTCTCCGCCGCCAAGCTCAAGCTCGTGGCTGGCGCCAACGGCACCCACTCGCTCTCCCGCATCGAAGGCAAGAACAACACGAATCTGCCGGTGTTCACGCTCAACCAGGCGACGCGCAACTACACGCTCGGCAACCCGGCCGACTACATTCCCGGAGCGAACGATTTCCGCGATAACAATATGGATCGCGTCTACTACGCGCTCACGACCGTCCAAGCATTCAATGACCGCCTGACCCTGCTCGCGGCGGTCGGTCGAGGTGAAAGCGATACCAACAATACGCTCATCCGCAAGACGCCTCCCACAGTGACCGTCGGGCATTTCAAGGTCACCAAGCCGCAATTCGGCGCCTCTTATGAACTAAGGAAGGGCCTGTTCATGTTCGCGAACATGTCGGAATCCGCCGCGCCGAACGTGCGCTTCCCGGCGACCCCCGAGGAAGGCAAGAGCTACGACATCGGCTTCAAGTTCAATCAGGACAAGTTCGCCGGTAGCGTCGCCTACTTCCATACCACGCGCTCTAACATTCAGGTCCAGATCTTCAACACCACCACCGGTCTGACGAGCTTCGAACTCTCCGGCGAGGAGATGGCCGAAGGCGTCGAATCCGACTTCCAATACTTCCCCACCAAGCAGCTCCAGATTGTCGGCACCTATGCCTGGACAAACTCGCGCGTCGTGTCCGATGCGCAGCGCCCCGGCCGCGTCGGCACCACGCTGCCCGACGTGCCCCGCAACGCCGTGCGCCTGTGGAGCAAATACACGTTCAATGGCGGTGCCTTGGACAAGGTTTGGGTCGGCGCCGGCTATCTCTACACGAGCCAAATGATCGGCAACCGCAACCCCGTGCGCTATAAGGTCCACGTCGATGGCTGGCAGCGTTTCGACGCCAGCCTCGGTTATACGACGAAAATGGGTAAGGCGCGCGTCGATTACGTCCTCAACGCGGAGAATCTCCTCGATAAGGACTACATCGATTACATGTTCGTGCGCGGCCGGCCGTTCAATCTGAAGGCCTCCGCGACGTTCTCGTTCTAG
- a CDS encoding helix-turn-helix transcriptional regulator, with translation MNPLGESIRVLMNRRALNGAQLAQEIGLSQTSVSRILTGHSKPKQVTLTRLMKRLCVGADEEQMLLRAFTGTAAPAREEPVDNDAQNAAEERERVERWLEARTQAIIFKQAVAHELGKRAIPYTQDVCKGIASVDFLIEAGGKHLVLECKFNVSRDFDKSLGIAKLLLDSFACETVLVVVPFSGTFADAARALAPAVRVVTVAEAIEYAASFRQENAGVQT, from the coding sequence GTGAACCCCCTCGGCGAATCTATCCGTGTCTTGATGAATCGCCGTGCGCTAAATGGAGCGCAACTCGCTCAAGAGATAGGACTTAGCCAAACTTCGGTCAGCAGGATACTTACAGGACATTCCAAGCCCAAACAGGTAACCCTGACGCGCTTAATGAAGCGCCTGTGCGTAGGTGCAGATGAAGAGCAAATGTTGCTTCGAGCTTTCACTGGGACTGCTGCGCCTGCGCGTGAAGAGCCCGTCGACAACGATGCCCAGAATGCGGCGGAAGAGCGGGAGCGCGTGGAGCGATGGCTAGAGGCGCGCACCCAAGCCATCATCTTTAAGCAGGCAGTGGCGCACGAACTCGGTAAACGCGCAATTCCCTACACGCAGGACGTCTGCAAGGGCATTGCATCGGTCGACTTCCTCATCGAGGCCGGAGGCAAACATCTGGTCTTGGAATGTAAGTTTAATGTCAGTCGAGACTTCGACAAAAGCCTGGGAATTGCGAAACTCCTGCTTGATTCGTTTGCCTGCGAGACGGTCCTGGTGGTGGTGCCATTTTCTGGAACCTTCGCGGACGCGGCCAGGGCGTTGGCACCGGCTGTTCGTGTAGTGACGGTCGCTGAGGCAATCGAATACGCAGCTTCTTTCCGTCAGGAAAACGCAGGAGTGCAAACATGA